In Ignisphaera sp., the DNA window AACTTGCGCAATATTCTTGTAACATTCTAAAGGATCAGTAGTTGTAACATTTATCCAATTAACATACGCTAAACCCTTCTCTTTATCTACATCTACAACAACTGTTCCAGGAGTATTAGTAATTGATATAGACACAAGGGTCCAAGCATAATCACTTTTAGAACCTATTGGAACTCTAACTATCCCAGGCCTTATAGACATTCTAGGCGAGAGACCTAATTTAATTACATGTATATGGGCCTTCATCTCATCTATTAAGAAGTAACGTAAGATGTATACAATTAGATATAGAAATCTCTTAATATCCAAGCTTTTTCTCCAGTCCTCTACTAACATTGGAGATAGTATTGAACCAATCACTATGGCTACAACTGCACCACTCACAAGATCATATACCTTTAGAGAACCTGTATATATTATGTATATGGTAAAGGCGATAATAGTTGGCGCTATAGCTTTAAGCACTCTCTTCAACTATCATCACCTTTTTCATACTACCTATTTCATCTACGTCAATTGTAGAGAAATGCCTATAGAGATGAATTATCATTATAGCTAAAAATGTGTTAACAGCTAAACCTATGACTATAGCTGTTAGAACTAGCGCTTGAGGTAATGGATCTACAGATCTCATCAGGAACTGCTTCAGATCTTCATCTGTAGGTGACCAATTGAGTAATACTGGAGGTTGTAATAATAATCCTGGTCTCCATAATCTATATCCACCAAGTATTAGAAAGACATTTATAGAGTCTTGAAGAATAGTTAAAGCTATGAATTTCTTAATTAGGTTAGGTTTAGATATAACTCCATAGATACATAATGCTATATTCACATAAAGCGAAGCTATGGTGGCTA includes these proteins:
- a CDS encoding Na+/H+ antiporter subunit E, with the protein product MLKAIAPTIIAFTIYIIYTGSLKVYDLVSGAVVAIVIGSILSPMLVEDWRKSLDIKRFLYLIVYILRYFLIDEMKAHIHVIKLGLSPRMSIRPGIVRVPIGSKSDYAWTLVSISITNTPGTVVVDVDKEKGLAYVNWINVTTTDPLECYKNIAQVFDSYAKKIFD
- a CDS encoding sodium:proton antiporter, whose protein sequence is MDIRVAMYIATIASLYVNIALCIYGVISKPNLIKKFIALTILQDSINVFLILGGYRLWRPGLLLQPPVLLNWSPTDEDLKQFLMRSVDPLPQALVLTAIVIGLAVNTFLAIMIIHLYRHFSTIDVDEIGSMKKVMIVEESA